In Arachis hypogaea cultivar Tifrunner chromosome 7, arahy.Tifrunner.gnm2.J5K5, whole genome shotgun sequence, the genomic window TAGAAGCTTAAAATAACTGAGTGTATAGATAGGTATTGATGTTGCCACTGCTTTGATAAGTACCTCCCGTCCACTCACCGATAATAGAGACTGTTTCCACTATTGAAGTTTATTAGAAACCTTGTCTTTAATATAGGTAAATGTAGCTTTCTTAGATCTGGGAATCACTGATGGCAAATCTAGATACTTGTCTTGATTTCCTACATGAGGCACTTGAGGGATTACAACCAAAGGATCCCTTAACTTTGCTGGAGAGTTGTGACtgaaaaatattaaagatttaTCTAAGTTGATGACTTGACCGCTAATTAATAAGTATTTAGAATATTCATTAAATTATGGCAGTCATCTTTAGTAGCTCTACTAAATAAAATAGAATCATATGCAAAAAATAGGTGATGGAGACGACGACGACGTTTTGACGTGCCACCGGCATTGGCGATGGTGAGTTCTTGACGGCGATGGAGAGAGCACGCCCGAAGAgagggaaagaagagagagagggttcaaatAAGTAAGAGAGAGGAGTTTCGCGTTTGAATTTTAAGCCACCTTTATTGTCGGATTTTTCCGACGGTAAATCATCAAAACGACGCGTTTTATTAAACCGTTATACTGACGGATTATACAGTCGAAAAATTCAATAGTAacgaatttttctttcttttcgtcGGTAAATTTATTACTATTTTGCGACGATAATTTCGACAGtattcaacatttttcttgtgGTGATTGAATCCAGATAAGGACATTAATAAAGTCTTTATCTTCCACATTTTCTCCTATCTTCAATCTCCTTATGTTGATAACGAAGTTTTTAAAGAGCCGTGGCGCCCCATCTCAATTCTAATTACATTCACCTCATTATCAAAGTAGAATTGAAAAATGTTGTGCCTCCGTGGTTCTGCACTTTAAATCTTATCTGTTGAGAGCATTTATAAATTCCAGTTTGTATGTCAGTGTCTTCAAATCCAATAACATTCCTACTCTCTTTTTCCAGTAACTTTTTCTGTAGCTGATTAACAAGTTCAGCGTGATTATTCATCTGTTTAGAGACTACCAGATAAAACATCAACAACTCACgtatttaaaaattagaattaagcCCAAAATCCTAGCAGAACACTCAAAACCCTAGTGGCACTTTTTAAAGTTAAGATAAAACAGTAGTGTTAGCTAGTTTTTAATATTTGCTTCTACTAGgtatataaaagaaaattgatatataatttttttagatgtTGTTTATCATAAataatctataaaaaaaatattttattaattcgaACATATGAATATATGgccttttaattttagtataataatatatttataatcttaattaaaattaaatttgttattttttatatttaatttattaaaatatagattaatatataaatatgttaGTGTTTATTAATAcactaatatataattataatacgaAGCAACTTGTACTTGATAAATTCTATATactttttcatttatatttttgtacTCTCTATATATAATGGAAATATGAAAAGGTTGACGTAGAACattcttttctaaaatatttttttattatatataatttataatttttttattatttttaagactTGAACACAAAATCTTTTAATTAAGTTATAAACTACTTATGATTTCAACtagtttcatttttattatttttatacatatttaataaataagaaaataaatcaataaatccTACACTAGTATTATATAATAGGGTATGGTCAGGGACGGATCTATGTGTTTGGTTGTGGGGGCAACTGCCCcactacaatttaaaatttttttaagtaatatatgataataatatttatttgtccccactaaattattaaatttgaccccacaataattttttattcaatttttgatacttcataaccaatttaaaaatttcatattagatgtcattagaatgatcaattatcaatttaaatgaaatttatgttttttttagaaaTCGACttaaaaaagtattatttatcttttttttatattagttttaatttttttttgtaacaactgcattaattgaaagaactttttcaactatgaatctcAATAAAAGTTGGCTTCTAATTGTATGAGAAGTAAATTTCTAAATAAGTATttactgatatatatatatatatatatatatatatatatatatatatatatatatatatatatatatatatatatatatatatatatatatatatatatatatataagagtaatATTACACATTCAAgtttttttataaactaagtctaaccaagttaaacaataaaatttagaataatgctaatcataattgattttttttatcttagaTTAATTTAGTTGAacttatttaacaaaaaaaaatacttaaatgtgtagtattattttatataaaaagagagatatttcaattgtattgttaaaaaaagattactcaattttttaaaatataaaatctaaataataaaattttaaattatgtgttattatttaaattattattttaatattttaatttgtaaattaaatattttaaagactaatcatattatatatatagaaaataaccacctatatacatattgaaataaaaaatacacattaaaaataaattaaataatacatgtatttatatacaaatatataatgattaatgaatattttaataattaatttttaggtatatataatatttttattataaaaattattattatattatatatattttgcccccACTGTCAAAATTTTCTGAATCCGTCATTGGGTATGGTAGTtagtatacaattttttttattaaaatttctttcataattattttattaattctaaGAAATAAACTCGTGACGTCTTGATTTTAATATAACGCAAGTATAATTATCTGTGCTATACAGTGataaagattgaaattataattttaaattatttttttaaattaatttgattaataaaaaatagtaattggattaataaaaaataaaaaagtaacatattatatattgtatatttttttaatttagtgttaattggattaactctgaaatagttattaatcggttttaataatctactttcttcaataaatcagacGTATATACTGAATATgattataaataatatagtaatagttaaatccaccaataaatatattgattattatcacactataaaattaattaaatataaaggccATTAgtacttataaatctataaaatcgcaCCGTCCTTGATTCGCGTGCAAATGTTTACTtatcaaacaaatttaaaatatgaaccaaaaatatttataaattagacctatcatcacttgaaagaataataaaaaatagagaaaattccactctcttcccctctattttataaatatacattcccctcccttctaacttttaaaaaacctcctctttaatccattttaaaatttttatgttaactaatgttaattttattcattttttaagaaaaaatattttttaaaaaatatccattagcaaaaattttattttttataattaaattttgcttaccaaaatatcctttaataaattattcttttattgattaaattatattaacattttttttatattttactattaattttttgatatttatatatattattttaacattatataaaaaattttagtaagattatttttcattatcaatatatattaattgttatacatattaatagtggtaagattttttatttaatattaaaataatatatattgatataaaaaaattaatagtaaatataaaaataattattaacaaagttttaataaaatcacaatttaataattaaaaaattattgaaggaaaaaaaataatttcattattatttttttgaaatattttaataaacatataatttaatcaataaaaagataattcattaaaaggtattttggtacgcaaaatttaatgataaaaaataaaatttttgtaaatggatattttaaaaaaaaattttaaaatggataaagttaacattaattaacacaaaaaaaattaaaatagactaAAGAggggttttttaaaagttaaaaggggggagaatgtatatttataaaatagaggggaggggagtgccattttagcatctcgcaggGGAGGGAAACGGAATTTTCTCtaaaaaataatcaacttaccttatcatCTATGAGAATCATTTTTATGTAAGTCATcttattcttgtcaaatttggatgagacttttcataacattatatattaattttgttaaataattctatatatatattatggtagtttttctcaatatatatacatatacataaataaaaaaatatatgaattatattttattaaattttatgttatcggttattaaaaacattaaaatatgaacaaaaaatatttataaaatagaccTAACATCACGTGAAAGAATtatggaaaataatcaacttaccttcATGAGAACTATTTTTATGTAAGTTATcttattcttgtcaaatttggattGAACTTTTCGtaactttatatattaattttgttaaataattctatatatatatatatatatatatatatatatatatatatatatatatatatattaccatagtttttcttaatatatacatacgcatattaacaatttttttataatagtgatattttaatttttcatttttttcacgtatctttcttttttttaaatagtgatattttaatatttttttaaatatatttttcttaataattacattactaatctgaaatataaaatgagaaaaaaaggtgatacatatatccaagaaaaaaaataaacttaaaaatcagaaaaaaaaaagaaattttatattaaaaaatgtaaaaataatacattcaaaaagaatagtcgtaatttataaattgagtcaacaatttaaatttttctaaaattaatttaatcaaatatcaatattagaaataaattacttaaataatatttaatctattccaTTTCTTAGACACGTATAGATTAAAGTCATTCTTGTAACGACAACGAACTGAAACAACGCCGTAAGTTCAaatatttagaattcgtgcaaattcagaTCATTCCTTTGTTCTTTGAAAACCTTCTGTATCCCTGATAGAGTTATATCAAAATTTCTTTTATAGAAAAAGAGTTATAAAGATGGTTTTGATGTGTTGGAGACTAAAATCcggaagtcactatttatatttgagtgtgacacccATTAAACCTGAAAGACCAAATAAAATGGTATCTCTGGTTTTATTatcatttaattctaaatcaaaagtaataatgatttatttaattcagcaaccattatataagtcatttaatgtaaaatagcttaatttatgattataattaatatatgtattgtctataaatagattagaaaataataattttgtaacaaaataatcatacaatttgaattacaattaattgattaatagaaattataataaattgtatgatcacaactagaaaatggattaatacagataGATTTACAGACGAATTTAATctttattacagacagatttttggttaccgacaaaattaccgacggattttgtccctctgtaaaagccccgtcaGAAATTAGTTACCCACGGATTTTTTTTCGTCgaaaaattacagacggatttttaacAGTTACCaacggattttccctctgtaaattttctatccatttcccaaaggcgatagactttccgacggattttccgtctgtaattacagacgaatttttccacggattttccgtctgtaattacagacggattttcagacggattttctgtctgtaattatagacggattttccgacggattttttgtctgtaattacagatggattttccgacagattttgtctgtaatttgaaccttggaaaatcaCCTCACATTaggattacagacagaaaatccgtctgtaaattcgtcggtaaagtaaaatagaaattttttaaaatttttccattgcaaaatgaatactttaagtttattttttaaatttcctcCATCAAACACactgtaaattgaaaaaaaaaagagacaaaaaattatatagataaacataatattcattacatgatacctataaaattggatgttatttttcaaCATCATTGGCCAATATCTGACTATCATAAAAAGGTACCCAAAAAAATAAACTATTGACAGAACTATAACTATTTACATTACTCATTGACACTACTAGTTCCTTCATTTTCAACAATTTAAACAAACAAGATTTTATATTGATCCTATTCCTTTTAGATTGCATGATGGTGACTTGCTCAGAGCCATTGACAAATACATCTCCTCGACAAATAAACCATTAGACAAAAACGCTGGTGACTTGCTCAGAGCCATTGACAAATACATCTTCTCGACAAATAAACCATTAGACAAAAACGCTACTTTCAATCAGTCAACAGGAGTATACCCATAGAGGCTGGACCAACTTGACCTGGAGCATAATAATGCCAACGAAAGAGTTCAACATCTCTTCCTAAAGGATCATTTTTGCGGACTACCTGAAAGCATTTTGGGATACACAATTTAGCTAGTATATATTGAATCATTTTGGTGCATCTGTCAAGTAAGGCAAGACAAGTCCAAAAGAGCAATCAAAAGCTCAATAAAGCAGCAAGGCAAATCTAAAAGAGCAAAAAGTTGTGGTGGCTAATACTTATCTATGAActtaaaacattatttttaggAATTACTACCAAATTCCACTTGCAAAGGGAAGGCACCTAAATGGAAAAGCTGCTCCAAAAAACCAAACAACTTACGCTCTCATTTTAGCAGGACTTGTCCCATCAGCTCCGCCTACTATGGATATGCTTTTAATTTTGACATCTGAAGTAAATATATTTCacaaagaatccaaaaagaaaaggtTACATAAGAACTgataggataaaaaagaaaaagtaagtaccattaATGCTTTTAGCAGAAAGTTGAACACGGAAACATGCAGAATTTCATGGCTGGAATGCAATGGAAAACCATTAGGATGAAACGAAGTCTCTCCCcaaaaagttaaataaataatcTTGGCCTTTGGCCTTCTAGCAGTCATAAACTGTCGAACagtatatttatcaaaataataaaatagaaatgaaaatcTATATGCAATAAACTTCATGAATATgcagtatatatataataacagtaaaataaaaaatatagtcaaTATAGCATATTAAAACATGAGAACTGCCAGTTCAGCATTCACAAAACACAAAAGGCTTCACTGTTTAGACAATAGAAACTTACGGAATGAAAACAAGTAACTCAGGATCACCCTCGTtgctttccaaaaattttaacataaggAAATCTTTGTTCGCGTGGCAACTCCAAAAAGAGAAGTTCATCAATTACTCCACTACCAAATTTGATGTCATTAAGTCTAGGGAGCACTTCAAAAGTTGCCTCTGTTACACAGATCCAGAATGTAAATATTATTACATCAATAAGattaaagaattcaaagaaacATGCTCATAATATCACATACAAGTACATTCTGAGTTCAGATAATCTAACCACTCACTGATTATTATATTTGCTTATCATTGTTTGCATTCAATGCGGTCAGTTCTAgttctttaatttttcaagtttagACTGAAGATTATTATTTACTACAATTCATAATCCAATTACTGGTTAGTAGTGATTGCACTGGAGTAATACTTTTCAACCAGAAAGTCAAACTTACAGACTAGACAATAAATAGAATTATCAGATAAATTTCTACAATCACAATATCACGTATGTTCTCACTTGCACCATtgcaaaataacaaaataacgtTCTCGGTTCCTTACCAAATCCCCTTCCAGATTTAGAACCACATATGTCGCACTGCCATGCATCCTTTTGGGGGAAATTAAAAAATCCATGTCAGATTATGTATATgtcaaaagtaaaaataaattagaagggCAGAGCATGGTGCAGACAAAAAATAGTAATCCAAGTAAATTCAATTTTCAGACATTgaaataattaatagaaaatttaaataacaagCGGAGTGACTTGCCATAGATGCCTAAGGAAAAACACCAAGTGCATGATGCCCAACATTATTATACAAAGACAAGCACCGCCGTTCCTTTGCTCGAGGAGAGTAATACTCGGCCACAAATTTTCTCCAATAGGCAATAGTGTTTTCCTGAGACAAAATAGATGAATTGAATATTTGAATAACAGTTGCAACTAATATAGAATTTCAATTGAACAGAAAACAGTATTTGATCAAATGTTATGCAAGTCATAAAAAAATGTGAGATAATAGAAAGCATACCCTTAGGAGGTTCATGAGGATGACCATGTTACTTACTGAGCTCACATACCGAACCATTGTAGCAGAATTGGAGCGATCCAGTAACATATCCGCCAATAACTGATATCATGTAAAGTTTTAACTATGATCAAGATTAAGAAGATGGCATTCCAAACATTATATACATGATTTAATGAATCAATAAAGGTACATTATATTCATTCTAGGCAGCAATTTCAGTGTGTACCTTAATGGCAAGTCGTCTAGTGAAATAACTGTTAGATTCTAGCAATCGAGTATTGTACTCTTCAAAAAACTGAAATGAGATAGATAGTAGCATGTTTTAGCTAATGATATGTTAATACTTAATAcattgattgaaaagataattttGCTTTCATATTCATTGATTCACTTACCCAATCATAATTCTTGGAAAGAAATTCAGAGACGGTGGATTTGTGCCTTGTTAATAGCTCCTGTAATAGATAACAAAACTTCAAGATCTTGGATTCATTGTCAATAATGGATGAATAAAAGATGCAGAGCACTTGAAAACAGATAACTGTTGTCCAACACACATGACATATTTGTATCCTTTGTTATAATAACATCCACAACATTAAGTTGTAAGGATTtataaatggaaattaaatagaGGAATGGAATCATGAGTATACTTTAAAAGTTGAAAGAGCATCTGAGGCGATTTCAAAATTCGGCAGTTGAATATAGTCAAAGAACTTCTTCATGTGATCTGATCCTAAGACATGTctgaaaaacataaattaagCCGGTTGAGATTGTGAGAATGCTTAAGtatgtcaaaaaaaattttattctaattaatcAAGAAACAGATCATTGTAGATGCTTACCTAGCAACACACTGATGGCGTATGCACTCTCTTGCAACCGCACCATAAGTCAAAGCAATGTCACCATCTTGTTcataactaataaaattaaatcagcTTGTTAACAAATGTTTGAAAATGATCAAGCACTTCAAATTTCAACAAATATTCGTCTAAAAAATTTTACCCATTAATTAGCATATCCACGAGATCCAAATTTTTTTCCAGGTATTGGGAAGCTATTATCTGTGAATTGATCCGCTGCCTTTGCAAGTTTGCAATCACATGAGTAGCATCTTGGCGAGCCTACAAAGGAATAAAAATACAGAGAATATAAACTAGAGAAAGCAAGCCCTGGAATGAATAAACAGAGTCTCAATTATTTTGCCCTTAAATAATCATTGCTTTGCCTTAGATCTTCAATAATTTTGATGTCTTCGtccattttttctgatttttcgGCTGTGTATCCATCAAAT contains:
- the LOC112702291 gene encoding putative MO25-like protein At5g47540 isoform X1, producing MSDPSKSFPEKEKIARQDATHVIANLQRQRINSQIIASQYLEKNLDLVDMLINGYEQDGDIALTYGAVARECIRHQCVARHVLGSDHMKKFFDYIQLPNFEIASDALSTFKELLTRHKSTVSEFLSKNYDWFFEEYNTRLLESNSYFTRRLAIKLLADMLLDRSNSATMVRYVSSVSNMVILMNLLRENTIAYWRKFVAEYYSPRAKERRCLSLYNNVGHHALGVFP
- the LOC112702291 gene encoding putative MO25-like protein At5g47540 isoform X2; amino-acid sequence: MLINGYEQDGDIALTYGAVARECIRHQCVARHVLGSDHMKKFFDYIQLPNFEIASDALSTFKELLTRHKSTVSEFLSKNYDWFFEEYNTRLLESNSYFTRRLAIKLLADMLLDRSNSATMVRYVSSVSNMVILMNLLRENTIAYWRKFVAEYYSPRAKERRCLSLYNNVGHHALGVFP